The following DNA comes from Triticum aestivum cultivar Chinese Spring chromosome 3D, IWGSC CS RefSeq v2.1, whole genome shotgun sequence.
ATCAGAGACAGGAGAAACAAGACGAGATCACACAAGTAGCCGTATCATGCTCAATTGATTGTTTTACTACACATACAAATAAATAAGGCATCACCAGTCTTGTTGAGCTGAGTCGTCTAGGATACACTAGTACACAACGAACCATCTCTAGTGGTTCTGTAACCTTTTTGTGGCAGTTTTACCACCCGAATGATGGGTCATTGAAGTCGATATATTAGGGATGATTAGGGAAACTACCTAGAAAGGGCATATGTCTAAACCCTACTAGACAGTTGAACTGCCGGAGACAGACGCAACAGGGGATATGGCGAATGCTTAATTTGTTGACACATCATTAATATACAAAGTAATACAAACAATACATGTTCAAATAGCTAAACACATTCATGTTCATATGGCGCATCAAGGGGGTGCGGAAAGAAGGCGTATAGAAGAGATCCGTGGAATATACTACCTCCGTTTCgaattataagatgttttgaatatttgaatatggactacatacaaacTGAAAAGAGTGAACAAACACATTAAAACACGTTTATATACATCTGGTTTAGAAAAAAGTAAGAACATCTGATAATTTGAAACGGAGGGGGTAACAGTTTAGAGAAAGCCCTCTGCATGCCAAAAATTAATACAAATGTATGGCAAAATGTTATACTACATCTGAATAAATAGAATAAATATTTAGATTTTGCAGAACTGAAAATTAATATGCATGCATGACATTAGATATGTTCCGTTTAGGAAATAATCGTAATTCTTATCCATATCGATTACTGGCATGGCACCATGGAAAGATGTAGAAAATCACTGCTTTTCGAAAGAAAGAATGAGAAACCATTGAGATTTCATACATGAGGGACAAAGTCATTACACAAAACTAGCAGTGTACGTACTGTATAGCAATGGCCAATGGAGTTAGCTTAGCCCCCGTACGTACTGTGCAGCATGCACACGAGCTAGAGCTAATTAAAGCTTGAGGCTAAGATCAAGCTTCTGGTGCTTgtcatcttcgtcatcatcatcaaggACAAGGTACCCCATCGCGGTGTCCGGCACCGGGAGTCGAGGATGGTCAGGGAGGTAGAGGTGGGCGTTCCAGCTGCCGACGACCCTCTCCTTCCTGTGCGCGTTCTGATGGCCCCCAAGCGCCTGAGACTTGAGGAACTTCCTCTCGCAGAAGAGGCAAGAGAAGAGTCTGGTTCTCACGCCCCCTCTGTGGCGGCTACGGCCGCCAGAAGGAAGAACAGCCCAAGGAGATATGGGGGCCAGCGTGAGAGACAGGTCTAGGGGAGCTGCTTCAGCTGCCATGGGAGCCTCCATGCACTAGTCGGAGAAAATGGTGAGACGAGGAGGTGTGAGCTCTTGGTGGTGGCCGGTGATTGCCCAGTTTTATAAGGGGGTGGTGGCCATGAAAGGAAGCAGAGCACTTCCTAAATCTGGGAGCCACAATAACAATTGCTAGTGGGCCGGTGCCCCCTCCGGTCTACGGGCAGCTACCACACGAGGACATCCACTGGCTACATCATGGCTACAAGATGTAATTTACACGCCCCATCATGCTATTGGGTAGTCTTTTTCTTGCAAAAGCCAACCGGGGGACACCAGAATTATATTCCCACTAGACCAATCACTAGGGCTAGATCAAAGGTTAGGGCGTCTCTAACAGATCCCTAAAACATGAAATTATTCTCCCTGCCCGATTTCTCTAAATAAGTAATATGGAAACCACCGGTCTGAAGCTAGCATACCCCTTAATTATAAGTTAGTTAACATAATTTTTTTGACACAAATTTAAACGACTTCTTTCCATTGTTTGTCAACGGTACGTCATTAACATCTTAACATACCATAATTAAACAGTCCATaaatactactcccttcgttcctaaatataaatctttctagagatttcaaaagggactacatacagagcaaaatgagtgaatcgacactctaaaatatgtctatatacatcgtaGTCCCTATTGGAATctatagaaagacttatatttagaaacagagggagtaccttaCGACTAAATCTATATCGACCTACCATACGATCGATGTAAACATATGAACACAACATGGTACCTAGCTCTACTTGTCGTCAAGGCAGTTAAGATACTCCTACGTGTCCAAACCCAACCCACCGTCTTAGTTGGAGGATGAGTCGGAAGATGCGATAATGACGGGTCCCACCACGGAGGGGACGGTCATGTTGTCGTTGGTGGTGGGCCTCCCAAATggcttctcctccccccccccccctctcacccTCCGACACCTCTAATAGCTCGTTGAGCTCTTCGTAGTACCCGTTGTTCTTGACGTCATGGCGGGCGAGATTGGCACGGTTGTCTTCAACCTCGCACTCATCTTGGAAGGACCTGAAGAACATCATGCTAATGGCGACGAGCTCCAGCTTGTCTTGGACGAGCTTCACCATGTACTCCAGGTTGATGTGCTCGGCCTCCTGCTGCTCCTCCGCTTCCTTGTCCTCCAGCTCTTCCACCCGAGAGATGATACACATGTCTGCTGGGGTGCGAGCTTCGAGGGCGGTGGCAGCACCCGAGCATTGCCTGCATCCCGAAGAGGCGGACAACGGTAGCATCGTAGGCACGCAACACATCCTTTGCCATGTAGAAAGTCCTGAGCCACGGCGGCCGAAATGCTTGTGCCAGAACTCGGCCGCGTACTTTGATGGCGGTGGCAGTGTCATTGGCATGTCTTCTATGGATAGGACTGCGTAGACTGTGTGGAACAACGAGGTCGAAGAAGATGGTGCGGATGGCCAATCGAAGAGGGAAGGCCGACGGAGTCAAAGAAAGGTGTGAGGCGGTGATGGGGTGGCACGGAGGCGTCGGGTGGCAGCGGATGCAGCGACAGGTAGTGGAGAAGGGTGTGCAAGATTGGTCATTGTTTGGGTGGTAGTGGCAGAGGCTCGATTGGGGTTGGCGACGGGGTAGTTTAGGGTTTGCTGGCGGCGACGCTGGCTTTTATAGGCCGAGCAGGTGCAATCGGCCTGTGCGGCGGTCGGTGCGCGATGAATGCCTCCATCCCTACTTGTACTGAGAATGGCTCCCTTTTGTCTAAAAATAGCAAGCGATGGCCATCTATGAGCTGCCTTCCCCGTCCGGCATGTTGAAATTATTGCCTGCTCTTCTTTATAAGTTTGGACTTTTGGATGAATTGGTtagtaaaaaacaaaagaaaggcTAGTGGATGATTTTAGCATGGTATCGAAGCCAAGAGGTCTTAAGTTCAAGACACTACTTACCAATGCAGTATTGAATACAGTTGCCGCCTACACCGATCCAATGTCTAATGCTTAGAAAAAGGCCTACTACATTGATCCCATGTCTACATTTAGTCCTACGATATTTGCAAGCCATCCTGGGTATCCTTGCCCGTGACACATGGGGAAATTTGCAAGCCATCCTGACTTCTCGTACATATATGAAGCTCACTCTTCTAGCTTACGCATAGCGAGCGGAAGTCTGAGCTCTCCCGATGGAGGCTTATACTTTATAGGGAGGAGCGCAGCGCGTAGGAAAGGAAAAGTGCCACTTGCTACATCTGGGAGGTATCCGCATAATAGTTATTGTGAGTGCACTAACGTCAAACGTCCAACACGGGCGCCCAGCTCTTCTCCCCGTGAGCTATGGCCAGCCACGGAGGAACACAtagggcagggcagggcagggtgAGCCCAGGATCATGGCTACAGAAGTGGAAGTAGTACT
Coding sequences within:
- the LOC123073543 gene encoding zinc finger protein 2-like, whose amino-acid sequence is MAAEAAPLDLSLTLAPISPWAVLPSGGRSRHRGGVRTRLFSCLFCERKFLKSQALGGHQNAHRKERVVGSWNAHLYLPDHPRLPVPDTAMGYLVLDDDDEDDKHQKLDLSLKL